From a region of the Triticum aestivum cultivar Chinese Spring chromosome 7D, IWGSC CS RefSeq v2.1, whole genome shotgun sequence genome:
- the LOC123168190 gene encoding uncharacterized protein, producing MSALALALVLLCSAAIMVAPAAADVESHSFPVFNATTTESLWVATNMSIVMPAALLFMPEQPLPEVNVSEGFLLLPKRIDVWRAGAGALPTREASFNTSFTVESSAPPVSFVLLLDRFPTLNNPLGLRGANDSWTGAAPNATDGLSAVEVGTVRSYAPESPNVGLNVTIAPNGTAAPGRRAVWVEYNAVEHILRVYVAAGGEPRPARALLDARLSLAGQGTTQTALVGFFAARVRDIFLAVRDWDLTVDRLDTNGKKKGTPWWVILIAVIGSVAATAAIVSLVVCSFVSRRRARDMEPKQ from the coding sequence ATGTCagctctagctctagctctagTACTGCTCTGCTCGGCCGCGATCATGGTGGCGCCTGCGGCGGCGGACGTGGAGTCCCATAGCTTCCCCGTCTTCAACGCCACCACGACCGAGAGCCTGTGGGTCGCCACGAACATGTCCATCGTCATGCCCGCAGCGCTCCTCTTCATGCCCGAGCAGCCGCTTCCCGAGGTCAACGTTTCCGAGGGGTTTCTGCTGCTCCCCAAGAGGATCGACGTCtggcgcgccggcgccggcgcgctgCCGACACGCGAGGCGTCCTTCAACACGAGCTTCACGGTGGAAAGCTCTGCCCCTCCCGTCtcgttcgtcctcctcctcgacaggTTCCCGACGCTCAACAACCCCTTGGGCCTCCGTGGCGCTAACGACTCGTGGACGGGCGCCGCGCCCAACGCCACGGACGGCCTCAGCGCGGTCGAGGTCGGCACGGTGAGGTCGTACGCGCCAGAGTCTCCCAACGTCGGCCTCAACGTCACCATCGCGCCCAACGGCACCGCGGCGCCTGGCCGCCGCGCCGTGTGGGTCGAGTACAACGCCGTCGAGCACATCCTACGCGTGTACGTCGCCGCCGGTGGGGAACCGAGGCCAGCCAGAGCGCTCCTCGACGCGCGTCTCTCCCTCGCTGGCCAAGGCACCACGCAAACCGCGTTGGTTGGCTTCTTCGCCGCCAGAGTCCGCGATATCTTCCTCGCTGTTCGTGATTGGGACCTCACGGTGGACAGGCTCGACACCAATGGCAAGAAGAAGGGAACGCCGTGGTGGGTGATACTGATCGCGGTGATCGGGTCCGTGGCCGCCACTGCCGCCATCGTCTCGCTGGTGGTGTGCTCCTTTGTATCGAGGCGACGGGCGCGCGATATGGAACCCAAGCAATAG